In Thermofilum pendens Hrk 5, the sequence GGCAGGCGGCGCTCAACGCCCTACTCGAAGCGCTCGACAAGGTCAGGCACCCGAAGGTTAGGAGGGCTATCGTCAGGGCCCTGGGAGGCTACAGGGAGAAGGCCGTCGCGGAGAGGCTATCGAAGGTGCTGAAAGACGAGTCCGAGAGCTACTACGTAAGGGCGGAGGCCGCCCTCTCAATAGCGAAGACGGGCTTCCGCGAGTACTCCGACGCCTTGAAGGAGGCCTTGAACGTTCCCTCCCACAACCACGTGATAGCTGCCTCCGCGCTGGAGGCGCTCGCAATGCTCCTAGGCGACGAAGTTCTCGACCTGCTGGAGAAGTACGCGTCCCCCTCGACGCCTATGCCCCTCAGGAGGGCGGCTATAGCGTCCCTGGGCTACCTCCCGCCCAGCCAGAGGGTCCTCTCGCTACTGGAGTACTCCTCCAGGAGCAGGCACCCGCACGTGAAGCTCTCAGTGATATCCGCCTGTACGCGGCTACTCTCCCCGAGGGTGCTCCCGATACTCGAGCGGCTACAGGGGGACACCTCCGGGAGGGTCGCGAGGAGCGCGAGGGACGCGGCGGAGCAAATAAAGAAGCACATGGAGAGGGGCGAGGAGTACAGGAAGCTCAAGGAGGAGCTCGACAAGCTGAGGGAAGAGGAGAGAAGGCTGAGCGAGCGGGTCGAGAGGCTCGAGAAGAGGTAGAAGATGATGACATTTATTAAGCAGAGGGCGGCTTTATGCAATGCGTAGGGGGTTAACGCTATGAGCAAGGACCAGCTGGTCGGGTGGGCTTTAGCGCTCATCTCGGTGGTCGTGATCCTGCTGTACGGGTGGCTCGTCTTCTTCACTTCCTGGGACGTCCTCGTACTAAAGCTCACGGGCTTCGCCGCGGTGGCCGGGGTATTCGGGATACTCGCCTGGATAGGCTATACCCTTGCCACTACTCCTCCTCCTAAGCCGATAGAGGAGATAGAGAAGGAGATAGAGGAGGAGCTGAAGAGGCTCGAACAAGAGTCGCAACAGGCACAGCAAGGGGCGCAGTAGCCGCACGTACAATTTCCTCTTAAAAATACTTATATCTCGGCGCCTAGACATTTATCGTTGCAGGCGACGAAGGTATGCCGGAAGAGTTTGAACCTTACGGCGAATTTGTGGTCAAGAGCTACCTGCCGGATCCCGATAAAGACGTCATTGTCACATTTAGGGTTACTCCGAGCGAGGGCTTCACAATAGAGGACGCAGCGGGAGGCGTAGCCGCGGAGAGCAGCGTCGGCACGTGGACTACCCTGTACCAGTGGTACGATAAGAGCAGGATCGACAGGCTCAAGGGGAAGGCTTACTACATGGAGAGCCTGGGCGACGGGTCATACATCCTCCGGGTCGCGTACCCCGTCGAGCTGTTCGAAGAGGGGAACATGCCGGCCTTCCTGGCGTCCGTTGCCGGCAACATTTTCGGCATGAGGAGGGTCCGCTCCCTGAGGGTTGAGGACATATACTTGCCCGAAGCCTTCCTGAAGCACTTCAAGGGCCCCTCGCAGGGCGTCGAGGGTGTACGCGGGAAGCTGAAGATCTGGGGGAGGCCCATAATAGGCACCGTGCCGAAGCCGAAGGTCGGGTACTCCCCCGAGGAGGTCGAGAAGCTGGCCTACGAGATACTGGTCGGGGGCATGGACTTCGTGAAGGACGACGAGAACCTGGCGGGCCCGAGCTACTGCAGGTTCGAGGAGAGGGCTAAGGCGATAATGAAGGCGATAGACAGGGCCGAAAAGGAGACGGGCGAGAGGAAGGCCTGGCTCGCCAACATAACGGCGGACGTCAGGGAGATGGAGCGCAGGCTTAAGCTTGTAGCGGAGCTCGGCAACACGCACGTCATGGTCGACGTGGTGATAGCGGGCTGGTCCTCCCTGACGTACGTAAGGGATCTAGCCGCGGACTACAAGCTGGCGATACACGGGCACAGGGCTTTCCACGCCGCCTTCACCCGGAACCCCTACCACGGTGTATCGATGTTCACCCTCGCGAAGCTGTACAGGATAATCGGCGTCGACCAGCTACACGTAGGGACACCGGAGGTCGGCAAGCTGGAGGCGAAAGCCGTAGACGTGATCAGGATGGCGCGCCTACTCAGGGAGCAGACGTACAAGCCAGACATTGAGGACGGGCTCCACATGCAGCAACCATTCCCCGGGATAAAGCCGGCTTTCCCCGTCTCCAGCGGAGGCCTCCACCCGGGCACGCTACCCGCTGTCATCAAGGCTATGGGCGTAGACACCGTCATCCAGGTTGGAGGGGGCGTTGTAGGGCACCCCGACGGACCGAGGGCGGGCGCCGCCGCGGCTAGGCAGGCTGTAGAAGCGTACCTCGAGGGAGTCCCGCTACAGGAGTACGCGAAGACGCACAGAGAGCTTGCAAGAGCCCTCGAGAAATGGGGGCAAGTGATACCCGTCTAGGCGCGGACGACGCTTTCCCGCCGCCTCTCTAGGGCTTGCTTTTCTTCGAAGAGTTGCTTGATCTCCTCGTCAATCCTCGACGCTCTACGCTCAACGTAGGATATGAAGGCCTCGAGGAAGAACCTTAAAGGCGCCATGTGCGCCCCCTTGAGGTAGAACTTGCCCATTATCTCCCGGGCCCAGTAGAGGTCGTGCCTCAAGCAAGCCTTCATGACCTCTACGTGCTCCCTGGTTATCATCTCCCTCCTGAACTTCTCCATGTTCTTCAGCTTCCCCATGGGGACGAAGAGCATGGGCACTATGAGGCTCCTGTAGGGCTTCAAGTCGTCGACGAGCTCCGCGGTCTTGACGACGTCGTCCGGGGTCTCGCCGGGTAGCCCGAGTATAAGCGTAGCCGCTGGGACAACCCTGTTGTCGTGCATTATCGCGAAGGCGTCCTTCACGACCTCCACCCACTCCTCCGCCCTGTAGGGTAGCGCCTTCGCCGGCATGACCTCCCTCGCCAATCTCGCGCTACCCGTCTCTATCCCGACCTCCACCCCAAGTATCTCCTGCCTCTCGCTCAGCATCTCCATTAATCGCGATACCAGCCTGTAGTTATCCTCGGCGTACTTCACGGCGGATAGGCTTGCGTGGGACCACGCGACGCTGCCGGGTGCCTCTTTGAGCACCTCGGCGTGGAGCTTTAGGACGGGCTCGGGCCTCGGCTTTACGCCGTCGGCGCCGTAGAGCAGGACGTCCTCGCTGTGTAGCAGGACGTTCCTCAGCCCAGCCCTCACGTTGACCCTGACCTCCGCCACAACCTTCTCTATGGGCATGAACCTCAGGGGTCTCAGCGTCACGGAGCAGAACCTGCAGCCCCTGGGGCAACCCCTCATTATCTCTACCAGCCCGTTGACGCTGGCGCCCCTGATCACCGGTATCTCCTCTATGCTTGGAGCGTCGCGGGGGCTCACGTAGACGTACTCTGGGAGCGGCTCCCCCCTGTAAACCTTCTCGACTAGGTCCACGACGACCCCCTCACCCTCCCCGTCGACGACGGTGTCCACGCCCCACTTCTTCCAGCTCTCCAGCTCCCAGAGCCACTGCCACGCCGCGGGCCCCCCGGCGATTATCTTCACGCCTTTCTCCTTCGCCTTGCGCACAGCGGGGGACTCCATGAGCCTCCTGAAGCTCCTCCTGTTAACAGGCTCCCTGCCCGTGATAACCCACCACTCGCTGCTCGGCGGGCCGTAAGCAAAGTAGTCGTGGTGCCCCACTAGGAGCACCTTCATAGTGTCCAAGTGCTTGTCCAAGTGGTCTGGGTCGACGATGGCGGCGTTGAAGCCAGCCTCCTGGAGCTTCGCCTCTATCTTCCTGAGCCCGTAGGGCGCTACGCGCGGCCTGCCGAGCCTGTCGACCTTGGGCTTCGGGCAGCACGCCCACATCCAGAGCCTCTCCGGGACCCCTATAGCGGGCCCAGTGGCCATGAAGCCTATGAACTCCTTGCCGTGGTGGTCCGTTATCATTGTCCTATCGGACGTTATAACTACCTCGAAAACCACCGACGTCACCCCTCAACGCACGGCGAACTCTCCACGCCGCCCGCCCCGACTTTCAGCTCTACGCAGTCCCCGAGAGGCCCCCTCCACTCCTCCGCAGGGTAAACCTCGACGCCCACGGCTATGTTGTTGCTCAGAAAGTCCTTGAGAACCTCCATGTGGAGCGGCGCCTCTCCTCCCTTCACGAGGATCCTCACCCTCCCCGCCCTCTTCCCGCGTATAGCGCGGAAAAGCGCGCTCGAAAGGCTCTTGGCATCCACGCCGTTCGACGCGTCTACCACAACTGTGAGGTCCACGCGCCACCACCTTTTCGTAAATTCTGGAAATCAACGCCTTTAAGAAAAGAAACACTTATATAGATTCCTTCCCTGCGTGAAAGTAAACGCTTATATACTTTTCCTCGGGTAGAGGGGGTCGTGGGTATGAAGGAGGTGGAAAGGTTCTACCTGGTGTTGCACCCGAGGCCTGCGTACATAATCGGGAGCGGGAGGGTGGGCGAGAAGGCGAACTTCATGGCGGCTTCCTGGGTGACCCCCGTAGCCGAGGAGCCGCCCCTCGTCGGAGTTGCGATCGACGTGGAGAGCTTGACGCACGAGCTGATAGAGAGGTACGGGGAGTTCACCGTGAACGTGGTTCCTACGAGCATGCTGGACAAGCTCTACTACGCCGGTAGCAGGAGCGGTAGGGACGAGGACAAGGCTTCCTCCATTCCGCACAGGAAGGGGGAGAAGGTGTCGGCGCCCGTAGTCGAAGGCGCCGTGGGGGTCGTCGAGTGCGTGGTTCACGGGAAGCTTAGAGCGGAGGACGTGACGTTCTTCGCGGGGAGGGTCGTGTACGCGGCTGTCGACGAGCGCTTCTTCAACGAGAGGAGCGGCTGGCTCTTCAAGGAGATAGACCTCCCACTGCACAACTGGGGTAGGGGCTTCTACGGGGTGGGGCGCTTCTACAAGGCTTAGGCCGTGGGCGCTACCCCGGTTTCCCTGAGCACCTTCCAGGCGAGCCCCTCGTTGAGCTCGACTACGTCGAGGATCGTGAACCTCTTTCTCAGCTCCCTGGCCTTGAGGAGGGCGCGGACCGCGTCCTCCCCGGTTACCCCGAGCCCCTCCACGGTCGTCGGCGCCCCGACCTTCGCGAGGGCGTCCCGGATAACCCTCCAGTTGAACCCGTGGAGGTACGACGCTATGATCGCGCCCACGCCTACCTGCTCCCCGTGGAGGCTCTTCTTCCACGGCACATACTTGTCCAGGGAGTGGCTGAAGAGGTGCTCCGAGCCGCTACAGGGCCTCGAGCTACCGGCCACCGCCATGGCCATGCCTGCGAGTAGCCCGGCCTGCGCCAGGACGCCTACACCCCTCTCAGTCCACGAAGCTATCTCGTCCACCTCGTCCAGGACCATCCTGGCCGCCGTCTCCGCCATCCTGAGGGCTACCTCCGGGACCTCCTCACCTGTAAGCCTCTGGGCAAGCCTGGCGTCCGCGACGCTGGTAACCTTTCCGACTATGTCCCCGACCCCGCTCGCGAGGAGCCTCCTCGGAGCCCTCGACACGACCGCCAGGTCCACGAGCACGGCGGCGGGCGGCCTCGTGAATATAGACAGGGGGTTCCCCTCCGGGTCCTTGAGCGCCACTATGGGCGAGGCGAAGCCGTCGTGGCTTATCGCCGTGGGCACGCTCACGAAGGGGAGCCCCTCCATGAACGCCGCGTACTTCGCGACGTCGACGGGCCGCCCGCCCCCCAGCCCAGCCACGGCGCAAGCCTCCACCCTCCTAGCCGCCGAGCGCGCTCTCTCAACGTTCGAGTTATCCGCCGCCTCGATATATACGACCTCGTAGGCCAGCCCCCTTAAAGCACCCTCGACGACGCTCCCCACAACGCTCCAAACACCACTATCCGTTACGACTACGGTCTTCGAGCATCCAAGCTCGCGTAGAACCTCGGGTAGAAACTGCAAGGCTCCCCTCTCGACTACAACCCTCTTCGGGAGCTCAGCCCTCAAAGCCCATCGAACCCTTCTCTCCACACCTGATAAAAAGCCTTTTCGCAGGCTCGGGAAGCATGTTCAGAGCGGGTGAGTAGCAGTTTTAATAATCCGTCGCGCGTACTCGGCGACGTGGTTAGAGTAGCCTTACACCAGCTCGCGGTTTCCGGGGAGAAGAGGGAGAACCTGGAGAAAGCGCTCAGGCTACTAGAGTTGGGCGACGCCTACTTGCACGTCTTCCCGGAGTACCTCATGGGCGTCGACCCGGGTGGGCCGACGAGGGACTACGTCTGGAGGGTCGCGGAGCCCATCGATGGCGAGTTCGCATCGAGGATAGTCGAGAAGACCGGGGAGCTCGGAGTAGCGGCTGTCTTCACCATGTTCCTGAGGGAGGGTCCCGGCGTGTACAACGCGGCGGTGCTAGCCGAGGAGGGCAAGGTTAAGGCGGTGTACAGGAAGATCCACCTTTTCGACGCCTACGGCTACAGGGAGTCCAGCGTCTTCTCCCCGGGCAGGGAGCCCGTAGTGGCGGACCTTAAGGGGCTCCGGCTCGGCATCGCGGTGTGCTTCGACCTCAGGTTCCCGGAGCTCTTCCGGTCGATGTTCCTCAGGGGGGCCGAAGTCTTCGTAGTGCCCTCCGCCTGGTACAGGGGCCCCTACAAGGTTGAGCAGTGGAAAGCCCTCACGGCCGCCAGGGCCCACGAGAACACCTCCTACCTCGTCGCGGTGAACCAGGTGGGCGAGAGCTTCACGGGGCACAGCCTAGTCGCTACGCCGCTCGGCCACCTGCTCGTAGACCTCGGCGAGGGGGAGAGGAGCATCGCCGTAGACCTGGACGAAGGGGAGCTCGCCTCGGCCAGGGAGAGGATACCGGTCAGGGACCTACTGAGGCTGGAGCTGTACAGGGAGTGGTACGCCGGCTTCAAGCGACCCGGAGAAGCCTCGGGATAACCCCGGGCACCTCCTCTAGCCTCCTGACAACCGCGATTCTCAGCGACTCGTCTACGAAGGCCTCGCCCCGCCCCCCGTCTACGAGCACGCCGGCAACCCCGGCCGCCAAGGCTCCCGCGAGGTCCTCCTGGGGGCTATCGCCCACGTGCACCACCCCCTCCCGCGGGGCCCCCGTGAGCCTGAGGAGCTCCGCGAAGAAGCCTGGGTCAGGCTTGAGCCGCCCCACCTCGTCGGCGTAGACCTGGACCCTGAAGAACCTGGAGAAGCCGGCCCTGTCGAGGAGAACCCTGGTCACGTAGCCCGGCCAGTAGATAACGTTGCTCGCAACAGCCAGCGAGTAGCCCTCCTCGTGTAACCGCTCAACGGTCTCCAGGCTCCCGGGGATGAGGAGATCCGAGACGGAGACCCTGTTCGCAGCCCTAGCGAATGCCAGGAAGACGTCGCCCTTCGTCAACCCGGCCCCGGAGGAGCCCAGCGCTACGGCGACAGAGCTTCCGATGACGTCGCCCGGGTCTATCGCTCCAAGCCTGCGAGCGCCCTTAACCTCCCTGTAGCCCTTCACAAGGAGATCGAGGGCCTCCCGAAAGCCGAGTATCCCGAGCTCCTCCATGGCCCGCGCCGCCGCCTCGTAGAACGGCTCTATCCTGAGCAAAGTCCCCCAAACGTCGAAAGAGACTAGGCGCATCGCCACCCCTAACGACGAGAGTACTTAAGTCTTTAACGTCGCATACACCTGCAGGAGGCTACGAAGTAGTCTTTGGAGACCCTGAGGTCCATGCAGGAGAGGTGCTTCGCCGCGACCTTGGCGAAGAGCCCGGGAGGCCAGCCCTCCCCCGAGCCGGGTATCATCAACCTGCTCGAAGGAGTAAGCCCCCCGATAACCAGGCGCCCCCCGGCCCCCAGAACCCTGCAGGCCTCCTTCAGGAAGCCCTCCAGCTCGTCCGCCCTCTCGATGCACGCGAAGCACAGCAAGAGCCCCACGGACCCCTCCCTGAACGGCAGGCGCAATGCCTCCGCGTAGACGGCCGCGGCGCCCTCTGGGAGGCCGCGCGGCGACCCGGAGGGCTCGATTACCACGTAGGCGTCGAGGCCTTCCGGGAGGCTTTCCAACGGGAGGACGCGGTACGCGGGGGGCGCCGGAAGAACTAGGGCTACGCGCGGCGTCGCGTCCCGGGCGGCTATCGAGGCGACGTCTGCGAGCACGTCTTTCAGTAGCATCAGCGTCTCTCTCCGAGCGCCGCCCAGGCTTTAAAGCGTTTCGCATGAGAAGGCTTAAATGGGGCGCCGTCTTACAGTGGTTCTCATGGGGTACCCGGAGGGGCTGCAGGTAGAGCCTACCAACGAGTGCAACCTGAGTTGCGTTATGTGCGTGAGGAGGACCTGGAGGGGCGGGGCTTTCGGCTTCATGGACCTCGGGCTTTACCGGAGGCTGGTGGACGAGGGCTCCGGGAAGCTGAGGAGGCTGGCTCTCTACGGGTTCGGGGAGCCCCTGCTTCACCCCGGCTTCCCGGAGATGGTTAGGTACGCTAGGGAGGTTCTCGGCGACTCGGCCTACATACTCACGGTTACCAACGGGACGCTTATGTCCCCGGCGAGGGCCGCGGAGGTCTTCGGGGCGGGGATAGACGAGGTTGCGTTCTCGGTGGACGCGCCTGAGCTGGACCTCCTCTCCAGGATAAGGGTGGGCGTTCAGTCGTACGACGTTTTGGGGAACCTTAGGTCGGCGGCGAGGCTTAAGGAAGACTACGGCGTGAGGCTGGGCGTCTCGCTGGTGCTCATGAAGTCTAACTACAGGAGGCTTCCGAGGGTAGCCGAGGCGGCGGGGGAGCTCGGGCTAGACTTCCTCGTCGTCTCGCACGTCGTACCGTACTCGCCGGGGATGGTCGGGGAAGCTGTTTACACGACGGCTAGCAGGTTCTCGGTGGAGTTCTACGAGAAGAGCGGGCAGGACCTGAGCGTGTTAGCGCGTGAAGCC encodes:
- a CDS encoding methyltransferase domain-containing protein translates to MLLKDVLADVASIAARDATPRVALVLPAPPAYRVLPLESLPEGLDAYVVIEPSGSPRGLPEGAAAVYAEALRLPFREGSVGLLLCFACIERADELEGFLKEACRVLGAGGRLVIGGLTPSSRLMIPGSGEGWPPGLFAKVAAKHLSCMDLRVSKDYFVASCRCMRR
- a CDS encoding carbon-nitrogen hydrolase family protein; this encodes MSSSFNNPSRVLGDVVRVALHQLAVSGEKRENLEKALRLLELGDAYLHVFPEYLMGVDPGGPTRDYVWRVAEPIDGEFASRIVEKTGELGVAAVFTMFLREGPGVYNAAVLAEEGKVKAVYRKIHLFDAYGYRESSVFSPGREPVVADLKGLRLGIAVCFDLRFPELFRSMFLRGAEVFVVPSAWYRGPYKVEQWKALTAARAHENTSYLVAVNQVGESFTGHSLVATPLGHLLVDLGEGERSIAVDLDEGELASARERIPVRDLLRLELYREWYAGFKRPGEASG
- a CDS encoding HAD family hydrolase, which translates into the protein MRLVSFDVWGTLLRIEPFYEAAARAMEELGILGFREALDLLVKGYREVKGARRLGAIDPGDVIGSSVAVALGSSGAGLTKGDVFLAFARAANRVSVSDLLIPGSLETVERLHEEGYSLAVASNVIYWPGYVTRVLLDRAGFSRFFRVQVYADEVGRLKPDPGFFAELLRLTGAPREGVVHVGDSPQEDLAGALAAGVAGVLVDGGRGEAFVDESLRIAVVRRLEEVPGVIPRLLRVA
- the rbcL gene encoding type III ribulose-bisphosphate carboxylase: MPEEFEPYGEFVVKSYLPDPDKDVIVTFRVTPSEGFTIEDAAGGVAAESSVGTWTTLYQWYDKSRIDRLKGKAYYMESLGDGSYILRVAYPVELFEEGNMPAFLASVAGNIFGMRRVRSLRVEDIYLPEAFLKHFKGPSQGVEGVRGKLKIWGRPIIGTVPKPKVGYSPEEVEKLAYEILVGGMDFVKDDENLAGPSYCRFEERAKAIMKAIDRAEKETGERKAWLANITADVREMERRLKLVAELGNTHVMVDVVIAGWSSLTYVRDLAADYKLAIHGHRAFHAAFTRNPYHGVSMFTLAKLYRIIGVDQLHVGTPEVGKLEAKAVDVIRMARLLREQTYKPDIEDGLHMQQPFPGIKPAFPVSSGGLHPGTLPAVIKAMGVDTVIQVGGGVVGHPDGPRAGAAAARQAVEAYLEGVPLQEYAKTHRELARALEKWGQVIPV
- a CDS encoding flavin reductase family protein, which translates into the protein MKEVERFYLVLHPRPAYIIGSGRVGEKANFMAASWVTPVAEEPPLVGVAIDVESLTHELIERYGEFTVNVVPTSMLDKLYYAGSRSGRDEDKASSIPHRKGEKVSAPVVEGAVGVVECVVHGKLRAEDVTFFAGRVVYAAVDERFFNERSGWLFKEIDLPLHNWGRGFYGVGRFYKA
- a CDS encoding transcriptional regulator, which translates into the protein MSKDQLVGWALALISVVVILLYGWLVFFTSWDVLVLKLTGFAAVAGVFGILAWIGYTLATTPPPKPIEEIEKEIEEELKRLEQESQQAQQGAQ
- a CDS encoding B12-binding domain-containing radical SAM protein; this encodes MVFEVVITSDRTMITDHHGKEFIGFMATGPAIGVPERLWMWACCPKPKVDRLGRPRVAPYGLRKIEAKLQEAGFNAAIVDPDHLDKHLDTMKVLLVGHHDYFAYGPPSSEWWVITGREPVNRRSFRRLMESPAVRKAKEKGVKIIAGGPAAWQWLWELESWKKWGVDTVVDGEGEGVVVDLVEKVYRGEPLPEYVYVSPRDAPSIEEIPVIRGASVNGLVEIMRGCPRGCRFCSVTLRPLRFMPIEKVVAEVRVNVRAGLRNVLLHSEDVLLYGADGVKPRPEPVLKLHAEVLKEAPGSVAWSHASLSAVKYAEDNYRLVSRLMEMLSERQEILGVEVGIETGSARLAREVMPAKALPYRAEEWVEVVKDAFAIMHDNRVVPAATLILGLPGETPDDVVKTAELVDDLKPYRSLIVPMLFVPMGKLKNMEKFRREMITREHVEVMKACLRHDLYWAREIMGKFYLKGAHMAPLRFFLEAFISYVERRASRIDEEIKQLFEEKQALERRRESVVRA
- a CDS encoding iron-containing alcohol dehydrogenase, which gives rise to MERRVRWALRAELPKRVVVERGALQFLPEVLRELGCSKTVVVTDSGVWSVVGSVVEGALRGLAYEVVYIEAADNSNVERARSAARRVEACAVAGLGGGRPVDVAKYAAFMEGLPFVSVPTAISHDGFASPIVALKDPEGNPLSIFTRPPAAVLVDLAVVSRAPRRLLASGVGDIVGKVTSVADARLAQRLTGEEVPEVALRMAETAARMVLDEVDEIASWTERGVGVLAQAGLLAGMAMAVAGSSRPCSGSEHLFSHSLDKYVPWKKSLHGEQVGVGAIIASYLHGFNWRVIRDALAKVGAPTTVEGLGVTGEDAVRALLKARELRKRFTILDVVELNEGLAWKVLRETGVAPTA
- a CDS encoding SPASM domain-containing protein; this translates as MGRRLTVVLMGYPEGLQVEPTNECNLSCVMCVRRTWRGGAFGFMDLGLYRRLVDEGSGKLRRLALYGFGEPLLHPGFPEMVRYAREVLGDSAYILTVTNGTLMSPARAAEVFGAGIDEVAFSVDAPELDLLSRIRVGVQSYDVLGNLRSAARLKEDYGVRLGVSLVLMKSNYRRLPRVAEAAGELGLDFLVVSHVVPYSPGMVGEAVYTTASRFSVEFYEKSGQDLSVLAREAMQDEFLLHYTYASRGKRKLYLQLVDRLASSGYSVNAEIARDALSKKSLFEEVQLYLKEAARIAEEYGVEVKLPSLYADAKRRSCPYIDSNYAVVLWNGDVVPCMDLAYTHPLYTNMHYKLVRRVVFGNASREPLGEIWESPRYRAFREARRKLSDNVPWCGDCPFATSNCWYVSANEFDCYGNEVGCNECLYSAGLAHCLV